The window AGGGCGGACTGCTTGATGTCAGTCTGCACCCCCGATTTGAAAAAAACCGCCGAATCTACTTCACTTATGCGCATGGCAATAAAATTGCCAATCGCACCCGCGTGGCAGCTGCTGTTTTAAACGGTAACCAGCTTAAAAACTGGCAGGTGATTTTTGAAGTGGCGACCAACAAATTCGGCGGCCAGCATTTCGGCTCACGCCTGCTATGGCTGCAAGACGAAACCTTGCTTGTTTCCATCGGCGACGGGGGGAATCCGCCGGTCAGACTGGACGGCGATTGGATTCGCAAGCAAGCGCAAAACCGCCAGAGCCATTTGGGAAAGATCCTGCGTTTGAAAGATGACGGCTCTGTTCCGCCGGACAATCCTTTTACCAACTCTGCCGATGCCCAACCAGCGATCTTCAGCTATGGCCACCGCAATATTCAGGGAATGGCATACGATCCTCTGCGTTCGATGGTTTGGGCGTCAGAGCACGGCGCTTTGGGAGGCGATGAGCTCAATCTCGTCCAGGCGGGCAAAAATTACGGTTGGCCAACAGTAACCTTCAGTCGTGAATATTTTGACGGGTCCAAAATATCGCCGCACACATCCAAACCCGGCATGGTCGATCCTGTGGCGGTGTGGATGACGGCCATTGCACCTTCCGGAATGGTGGTTTACACCGGCAAGCAGTTTGAAAAATGGAGGGGAGACCTGTTTGTGGGCGGTCTGAAATCCCAGGACATTCGGCGCATCGACCTGAATGAGGCCGGCCAGGTTGTCGGCCAGTCTGCCCTGCGTATCGGCCAGCGGGTAAGGGATGTCCGCCAGGGGCCCGACGAGCTGCTGTATGTGCTGACTGACGAATCCAACGGCAGTCTTATACGCCTTGAGCCGGTTAGCGATCAAGAGTCGCCCCGCTCCCCTTAAAATTAGCTATGCGTCTGATAGTTCGGCACAAACCACATTAAATGGTCAACAGTAATTGTATGGCTTTAAAGTAAAGGACCCCCCTGAAGACAACCGGCAGGATGGTCTGTAACGGGTGGCAAATGTCGATGGCCTCACGTCCCGCAAAAGGTTCGATAGGGCTGTGCCGAAGGCGGCGGTGGCAGGTGATAGTCGACCTTTTCCGGCAAATCCTGATAGGGTTGGGACAGAATACCCAGCAGTTTTTCCATGACCGTAAAATCGGCCCGCTCCACAGCCGCCTCCAATGCCTCTTCCACACGGTGGTTGCGGGGAATGACCGCCGGGTTGTGGGTGTGCATGAGCCGGCAGGCTGCCTCCCAGGAATCGGGTTGCCGTTTTAGCCGGGCCTGCCAGCGCGCGAACCACTGCTTAAAATCCGGGGCCCGGAAAACAGAGGCTTCCGGCAAGGAACCCGATGATAGGTCGCGAAAGGTGTTGGTAAAATCCGCCCCTTGTCGATGCATGCAATCAAGCAGGTCCTCCACCAGGGCGCCGTCGTCCGCTTCCTGATTCAACAGTCCCAGTTTGGCCCGCATGCCCGCCAGCCAGTAATGACGGAAAATGTCTGAAAATCCATAGATTTTCTCGTTTGCCATCGATGCGGCCTCTTGCGGATCCTTGTTAATTAACGGCAACAGCGTTTCAGCAAACCGGGCAAGGTTCCACTGGGCGATCTGCGGCTGCTGACCGTAAGCGTATCGACCGCTGTGATCGATGGAACTGAAAACGGTATTCGGATCGCAGGCGTCCATGAACGCGCAGGGACCGTAATCGAGGGTTTCACCGCAAAGGGCCATGTTATCCGTGTTCATGACGCCGTGGATGAAGCCAACCAGCTGCCAGCGAGCTACCAGGGATGCCTGCCGCTCCATGACGGCCCCAAGCAAAGCAAGATAAGGATTGCCGTTCGTGGTCAGATCAGGAAAGTGGCGACGGATTGTGTAATCGGCCAGCGTACGGATTTCGTTGGGCTTGCCCCTCGCCACCGCATACTCGAAAGTGCCCACGCGGATATGACTAGCCGCCGTGCGGGTGAGAATTGCCCCCTGCAGGGCAGTTTCACGCAACACCGGTTCACCTGTGGTCACCACCGCGAGGCTGCGGGTTGTCGGTATGCCCAGTGCGTGCAGGGCCTCACTGATGATGTATTCCCGAAGCATCGGCCCCAAGGCAGCCCGCCCGTCTCCCTGCCGCGAAAACGGGGTCTTGCCAGACCCTTTGTACTGGATGTCGAAGCGCGCACCTTTCGGCGTCACTTGCTCGCCCAACAATATTGCCCGCCCATCGCCAAGCATGGTGAAAAAGCCGAATTGATGCCCGGCATAAGCCTGAGCGAGAGGCTCGGCCCCCTCGGGAATTTTGTTGCCCGAGAAAACGGCGGAGCCCTCGTCGCCCATTAGGACATCAGGATTCAGCCCTAAACACTGCGCCAGCGCCACGTTGAAAATCACGAGTTTCGGTGTGCGCACCGGGACTGGATTCAACCGGACATAAAAAGCCTCCGGCAACATCGTGTAGCTGTTGTCGAATTTCCACCCGGCGTCAGGGCGGTCTTGTCTGCTACTGTGCGTCATTCAATTCTTCTGCCAGTTAAATGAGTTTTATAAAGTAAAAACATTATGCCGGGATACCCGGTGGTCAAGAGAGAGCGTGCAATAAAACGTCCATTGATCTTTTCATTTTTCCTGACTTCAGCAAAATCGCTTAACGCTTCGATCGTACTGTTAAATAACTCCGCCATAAGAACCAATGCCGTTGCAATCAGATAAAAAATGAAATCGAGCCATTAGCGCAGAGCAAAACATGCAATCAAAATAACAATCGAACCGTGCCTCCGAATCCCAGCCCCAAAAGAAGGAGATATTGCTGGAACTGGTTGCAATCATAATAGCGCTAACCACATCGCCTTAATGTCAGTACGTCGGTCACTGAACTACAAGCTGCAAGCTATAAAAATACTAGTGCGGCAATTCCATTTTCATTTTGGCGGGCACCTTACACTGAATCGGGATGGCACCCGCGTGCTCCGCCAGTGAAACGACCAGCGCGTGCGGGTAGGTCATGCAGGCGATGCCGATAAAGATGACACGGACCAGTTCGGGCATGTCGAAGCTGACACCGCTGAGCAACAAATAGGCCGATCCGCCCAGCGCCAGAGTCGCCGCGGTGACGGGCAGCGCCATTCGCATCATACCGGCGACGGCAGACAAGGCAGAGCCCGATGCGGTATTGCCCGACAGCCGGAGCATGTGGCGAATAGAATGCAAAAAACTAAAGTAGACGCCGAAGGCCAGCAGGGCCGGAAGGATGCAAAAAAGTGCTGCCAGTGCCGCCAGCTCGATGGCTGGCAGCAAAAAAAGCAGCTCTTTGCGGCGAATGAATTGGAACCCGGCCCAGGTTATGCATACAAGCAGGCAGACAACAAAAACGGGCATGATTGCGACCAGCATTGAAACCACGCTTCGGGCGCCCGGCTCCGAAATCAGATATGAAAACAGCTGCAAAATCTCCTGCCGGTTAAATACGGCTGGCAATGTCAGCACAAGCCCGCCACGGGCGAGAATCTCAGCGATGCGGACCAACAGCGGGGTTGAGTGTGTTGCTAAGCTGTCGCCCGCCCCGAAATGGTAGAGCGTCAGGGCAAGAAATGCAACAAAGCTGGCAGTTGGATGGATCCACCACGCTACCAGCACAATTGCCATAGTGAGCACATAAGCCGTCAAGAAGTAAAGCGCCCAGGCTTTTCCGATTCGCGGTTGCAGAAATTGTTTAGCCAGGGCGTAATCAAGCGCCCCGTGCGGAATCCCCACAAAGGGCAACAAAACGATGAGCAGCTTGATGTGCAGTTCGGTCGAACCGGGTCCAAAAAGTACGCTTCCGATAATGGCAACCACGCCAATGCAGCTAAATGCAAATGCGTGGCGAGCCAACCAACTGCGAGATGTCATCCGAGCGATCACGACGCTGTGCCTCCAGCAAGGCTAACCCGTCCTGCCTGGCGTATAAAAGGGCGCTTCGGCATTGCTGCAATTACCCGAAAAATATCGATAACCGATGCCTTATCGGATAAGAACCGCACCAGCCGGTCAGCCGGCACGCGCTGGAAAAGGTGAAAAAATACCTCCGGTGCTTCTGATGGATGCGCCGCTAAAAATGAAAGAAAAATCCTGTCCATGTAGGTAGACAGCCATGGACGTGGCTTTGGCAGCCGCTGATGCCGACCAGCAGCGATATCCCCGGCAACTGCCCGGCTCCACTTTTGAATGGGAAGAAAGCCGTATCCTGTGCTTCCTTTTACCATCCCTGCCGCTGTGCCGATAGGTATCAAACGCGTCGGCATTTTCGGCGGCGAGAGTTCCGCTGTCATGGGAATAACGCCTTGCTCCTGAAATAGAACCTCATAGTTGTTCAGGTCAAAGCGATCACTCAAATAATCTCTGATCAATTTAATATATACGTCGGTTTCAAGCGGCAAATGAGAAATCACGGTGGGTTCGACAAGCGCTTCGCTCTCAGAAAAAGGCAGCACGTAGACAAAGGTTATGCCGTGGCGCTGTGTAACGTCGAAGTCCATGAGTGTGACGGTCCTGCTGTCGAATACCGGTCTGTGAGCTCGTATTCTTTGACCGGTGTAATGCTGTAGAAGACAACCCAATTTTGATAGTTGATGACCATCATTTCTGCCGTCAAACATGATCCGCGCTCTGAAGGTACCCCTGTTTGTCGAAATGCAAACATCACTCTTATTTTCAACGATATCCGTTACGGCCGTTTGAAGGAAAAGATCGGTCGATGGGGACCGGTTGATGGTATCCAAAGCAGCTTCATAGAAGGCATCAGCGGGCAGACACTGATAGGGAAATTGCGAAGATGCCTGCATCAGCTCACGTCGGCCGAACCGGACCTTCCATTGGCGCCACTCATGGCCGACAGCGTGCGAAAACCGGTGCGTTGCAGTCTTCCAGAAACACCAGACGCGATCAAAATGGTACGAGCGGCGGGGTTCGAGCACAGCAATGCGCCGATCGCCAGATAATGCGTGAACCAGCTCGACCGCCAGCGACAGACCGGAGCAGCCCGCACCGACAATGGCGACATCATAAACCCTTTCCATCAATAACCTCTATGGGTTCCAGGCAGCCCTTTGAGCGCCCGGTGCAATTTCATATCATGATGCGGCTGACGACCGGCGTTCCAGTAAAACGGGTTAAACAGCACGCTGCCGACAGCGCAAAGAGTTCGCCATATTTTCTCCGAATCTCTGACAAAAGCCCTGCTGCCCCAAATAGTTTCTGACCGAATACGCAGGCCAATGGCTTCGTAAAGACGCGCTGCAGTAATTACCGCTAAACGTGCGCGAAACGGGATAAATCGCATTCCTTTATCAGCGCTTCGATAATACTGTGCAGCACGGTCAAGAAGCTGTTCTCTGGCATTGGTGATTCGCCGTCTGATATCGGGCCTGCCGTTTAAAATGTGGTGCGGCTCGACATCTATTCCCAGCATTTCATGCGGCAGATAAATACGGTCGTTGCGGGCATCATCGACGACATCTCTTGCAATGTTGGTCAATTGCATCGCTATGCCCAGGTCGACGGCGAACGGCAGGGCAACCGGATCCTTGACCCTCATGACGCCACACATCATTAAGCCCACTGTTGAAGCCACACCGTATGCATAGCGAATCAAATCGTCCCATGATTCTACTCTAACTTTGCCGGTGTCGGATTTGATGGCGTCGACGAGTATATGCGGAAGCCGGGAGTCGATTCCAATTTGTTGCGCCAAATCTATGAAAGCCTGCACATCCGGCTGGCAACTGAAGGCGGCGTTTAGATCGGAGCGGATGTTACCTAATTTGTGCCCGGCAACATATGCTGTTTGATGGTCAGCGATATCATCTACGTATCGGCAGAATGCATATAAAACGGCGACGTCAGCCGCTGTTTGGCGAGAAAACAGACTAGCAGCCCAGGTAAAGCTTTTGGCATGACGCGCCATTGTCTTTTGGGCGCTGCCCTGATGATTGATTCTGCTATAGGGTGCTGCACATGAGTGGATTTCCATTGATGATACCTTTCTGTTTAATCTGACACATAACGGATATGCCGATGATCAATCACGTTCTGTAATACCTTGGCCGAACTGAGCACACCGGGCAGGCCGGCGCCGGGGTGGGTGCCGGCGCCGACAAAATATAAGCCCTTTAGCCGCTTGTTTTTGTTATGGAACCGAAACCAGGCCGACTGGGTGAATTTGGGCGCAATGGAAAAGCCGCTTCCCCACAGGGAGAGATAATTTCGCTCAAAGTCAAGCGGAGTCATGTAAAATGAGTGGACGATGTGGCGCTTCAGACCGGGAAGCAAATGCGATTCCAGAGTATCCAAAATGCGGTCTCGATACCTGTCACCCACGCGCCGCCAATCTATTCCGCTTTTAAGATTCGGCACCGGAGAAAGAACATAGAAACTGTCGCATCCCTCCGGCGCCATGGTCCTGTCCGTTGCGGTGGGACGGTGAAGATAAAGGCTGAGATCATCTGCCAGGCGCTTGTGGTCAAAAACATCCTTGAGTAGCCCTTTGAACCGTGGCCCCAGCCAGATGGTATGATGCGCTATCTCATCGTACCGGCGGGAAGTCCCAAAATAAAGCACGAACAAGCCCATTGAGTAAGTCATGTGTTTGATGCGTTGATCAATTACGGGACTATCGTGGTCTTCCGGCATCATACGCGTGTAGACGTATGGAGGATCAGCATTCATGACGACAATGTCGGATCGCAACTGCTCGTTATTTTCGATGATGACCCCGCCCGCACGTTGATTTTTATTCACAATTCGCTCAACAGTTGTGCCGAGCCGCAAATGGATACCTTGGCGGCGCATCAAGTCGCCAAGCGCATCAATCAAAAAGCCCATCCCTCCCATGCAGTAATGTATGCCCCACCGCCTCTCAAGATAGTGGATCAAGGTGTATATCGAAGTTGTGTCAAACGGATTGCCGCCGACCAATAGAGGGTGAATACTGAATATCTGGCGCAGGTAAGGGTCCCGGATATAGCGCGACACCATCCCGTATACGCTCCTGTAGCTTTGAAGACGCATAAGTTTCGGCACCTGGGCGACCATGTCAGAAAGGCGATGGAAGGGTCTATCGGCCAGTTGATCGAAACCGACGTCGAAAATCTTGCGAGACATATCAAGCAATCGCAGGTACCCTTTACGGTCACCCGGATTAAATCGCTCGATTTCTCTCAATGTGTCCTCTACCGTTCCACCGTAGTTGAATTCCCTTCGATCTGAAAAAACGATACGATACCACGGATCAAGCGGCCTTAGATCGACATAATTATAAAGGTTTTCGTTATAAAGTGAGAACAGCTCCTCGAACAAAAACGGAGCCGTTATCACAGTGGGGCCGGCATCGTATGTGAAGCCGTCCTTTTTGAAAACCTGCGCACGCCCTCCCAGGCGCTTCATCCGATCAATGAGGGTAACGCGATACCCCAACGCCCTGAGCCTCAAAGCCGAGGCCATTCCGCCGAATCCGGCCCCGACAACGACAGCATGAAGCGCATCGTCAGTGTCACAATGGACCATTGTCAAAGTCATGCTCGCAGCCTTCCACATGGCTGGACAACAGATGAGATGAATCGTATTTTCAATTTGTCACCTGGTTGACCCCAGTTTTATTTAACAGCCTCATCGGCTACACGTACACTGCTCATTAATCAAGCAATCGCAAAACCTTGCTGTTCGCTCAGCATTGAAGCCGTTACCGTTAGCATAATGCC of the Desulfobacterales bacterium genome contains:
- a CDS encoding PQQ-dependent sugar dehydrogenase → MKPRLSFAILFFSLVMCTDLLLAKSYITQSDVPAERGFRAVALLQGLEHPWGMAWLPNGDIIVTERPGRLRRVQDGRLASGSIAGVPEVFDSGQGGLLDVSLHPRFEKNRRIYFTYAHGNKIANRTRVAAAVLNGNQLKNWQVIFEVATNKFGGQHFGSRLLWLQDETLLVSIGDGGNPPVRLDGDWIRKQAQNRQSHLGKILRLKDDGSVPPDNPFTNSADAQPAIFSYGHRNIQGMAYDPLRSMVWASEHGALGGDELNLVQAGKNYGWPTVTFSREYFDGSKISPHTSKPGMVDPVAVWMTAIAPSGMVVYTGKQFEKWRGDLFVGGLKSQDIRRIDLNEAGQVVGQSALRIGQRVRDVRQGPDELLYVLTDESNGSLIRLEPVSDQESPRSP
- a CDS encoding phytoene/squalene synthase family protein; translation: MEIHSCAAPYSRINHQGSAQKTMARHAKSFTWAASLFSRQTAADVAVLYAFCRYVDDIADHQTAYVAGHKLGNIRSDLNAAFSCQPDVQAFIDLAQQIGIDSRLPHILVDAIKSDTGKVRVESWDDLIRYAYGVASTVGLMMCGVMRVKDPVALPFAVDLGIAMQLTNIARDVVDDARNDRIYLPHEMLGIDVEPHHILNGRPDIRRRITNAREQLLDRAAQYYRSADKGMRFIPFRARLAVITAARLYEAIGLRIRSETIWGSRAFVRDSEKIWRTLCAVGSVLFNPFYWNAGRQPHHDMKLHRALKGLPGTHRGY
- the crtI gene encoding phytoene desaturase family protein produces the protein MTLTMVHCDTDDALHAVVVGAGFGGMASALRLRALGYRVTLIDRMKRLGGRAQVFKKDGFTYDAGPTVITAPFLFEELFSLYNENLYNYVDLRPLDPWYRIVFSDRREFNYGGTVEDTLREIERFNPGDRKGYLRLLDMSRKIFDVGFDQLADRPFHRLSDMVAQVPKLMRLQSYRSVYGMVSRYIRDPYLRQIFSIHPLLVGGNPFDTTSIYTLIHYLERRWGIHYCMGGMGFLIDALGDLMRRQGIHLRLGTTVERIVNKNQRAGGVIIENNEQLRSDIVVMNADPPYVYTRMMPEDHDSPVIDQRIKHMTYSMGLFVLYFGTSRRYDEIAHHTIWLGPRFKGLLKDVFDHKRLADDLSLYLHRPTATDRTMAPEGCDSFYVLSPVPNLKSGIDWRRVGDRYRDRILDTLESHLLPGLKRHIVHSFYMTPLDFERNYLSLWGSGFSIAPKFTQSAWFRFHNKNKRLKGLYFVGAGTHPGAGLPGVLSSAKVLQNVIDHRHIRYVSD
- a CDS encoding Brp/Blh family beta-carotene 15,15'-dioxygenase encodes the protein MTSRSWLARHAFAFSCIGVVAIIGSVLFGPGSTELHIKLLIVLLPFVGIPHGALDYALAKQFLQPRIGKAWALYFLTAYVLTMAIVLVAWWIHPTASFVAFLALTLYHFGAGDSLATHSTPLLVRIAEILARGGLVLTLPAVFNRQEILQLFSYLISEPGARSVVSMLVAIMPVFVVCLLVCITWAGFQFIRRKELLFLLPAIELAALAALFCILPALLAFGVYFSFLHSIRHMLRLSGNTASGSALSAVAGMMRMALPVTAATLALGGSAYLLLSGVSFDMPELVRVIFIGIACMTYPHALVVSLAEHAGAIPIQCKVPAKMKMELPH
- a CDS encoding lycopene cyclase family protein → MERVYDVAIVGAGCSGLSLAVELVHALSGDRRIAVLEPRRSYHFDRVWCFWKTATHRFSHAVGHEWRQWKVRFGRRELMQASSQFPYQCLPADAFYEAALDTINRSPSTDLFLQTAVTDIVENKSDVCISTNRGTFRARIMFDGRNDGHQLSKLGCLLQHYTGQRIRAHRPVFDSRTVTLMDFDVTQRHGITFVYVLPFSESEALVEPTVISHLPLETDVYIKLIRDYLSDRFDLNNYEVLFQEQGVIPMTAELSPPKMPTRLIPIGTAAGMVKGSTGYGFLPIQKWSRAVAGDIAAGRHQRLPKPRPWLSTYMDRIFLSFLAAHPSEAPEVFFHLFQRVPADRLVRFLSDKASVIDIFRVIAAMPKRPFIRQAGRVSLAGGTAS
- a CDS encoding YdiU family protein, coding for MTHSSRQDRPDAGWKFDNSYTMLPEAFYVRLNPVPVRTPKLVIFNVALAQCLGLNPDVLMGDEGSAVFSGNKIPEGAEPLAQAYAGHQFGFFTMLGDGRAILLGEQVTPKGARFDIQYKGSGKTPFSRQGDGRAALGPMLREYIISEALHALGIPTTRSLAVVTTGEPVLRETALQGAILTRTAASHIRVGTFEYAVARGKPNEIRTLADYTIRRHFPDLTTNGNPYLALLGAVMERQASLVARWQLVGFIHGVMNTDNMALCGETLDYGPCAFMDACDPNTVFSSIDHSGRYAYGQQPQIAQWNLARFAETLLPLINKDPQEAASMANEKIYGFSDIFRHYWLAGMRAKLGLLNQEADDGALVEDLLDCMHRQGADFTNTFRDLSSGSLPEASVFRAPDFKQWFARWQARLKRQPDSWEAACRLMHTHNPAVIPRNHRVEEALEAAVERADFTVMEKLLGILSQPYQDLPEKVDYHLPPPPSAQPYRTFCGT